The DNA window AAGCCTTTCCCGCGTTATTTTTTTGGTTAAATATCGGCACAGATAAATAATCAGCATTAAAAAAGCAAAGGAAGACGGCTGGAATGAAATCGGCGTTCCGGGAATTTTCAGCCATCGTGAAGCACTGGCTCCATCAATGGTCTGTCCTGTGAACATGGTGACAATCAATAGAATAACCATTAAACCAAGCATGATGCTGCTGAGTTTTCCGATGTATTCGTATTTTACCATTCCGACTACTCTCATGATTCCCAAACCTAAGACCACGAAGAACATATGTTTGATAACGTGACCGGTTGTGGTCCCGTTATTAACGATATATTCCAGATTCGAACTTGCAGAATAAACCGGGAAAATAGAGAAAATGGAGATCACAAGAATGACCATCCAAAGTACTTTATCGCCCTTCAGGAATTCAAATCTGTTTTCTGTGTCTTGTTCGTTCATATATAATGCTGTTGGCTTTTGGCTAATTGCCATTGGCTTTTAATACCTGCTCTTTAAACTGATGACCTCTGTCTTCATAGTTTTTGAATAAATCAAAACTTGCACAGCACGGAGACAGTAAAACCGTATCTCCTTTTTCAGCGAGAGATTTTGAGATCTCCACTGCTTTTTCCATGCTCGACGTGTCGTAAATAAATTCTTTTTTGTCTTTAAAGAAGTTGATAATCTTTTCATTATCAATTCCTAAGCAGACAATTGCTTTTACTTTTCTTTTGACTAATTCTTCAATTTCAGTATAGTCATTACCTTTATCTAAACCTCCGACAATCCAAACGGTTGGAGTTTTCATGCTTTCTAAAGCATAATAGGTTGCATTAACGTTGGTTGCCTTGCTGTCGTTGATGTATTTTACACCCTCAATTTCAGTCACAAGCTCCAGTCTGTGTTCAACCGCCTGAAAAGTCATTAATGAATTTCTTATGCTTTCATTGTTGATTTCCAGTATTTTACCGGCAATTGACGCGGCTAAGCTGTTGGCAACATTGTGAGTTCCCAGAAGAGATAATTCATCAAGTTTCATTGAAAAAGTATCCTTCAGTTTTACTTCAATGGTATCGCCGTTAATGAAACCTCCTTCTTCCAGTTTTTCTTTGGTGGAGAAAGGAATCATTTTCGCTTTAATTTCTAATTTTTCAAGAATATTTTTGCTCATTTCATCATCTTTATTGTAGATGAAGAAGTTGTCATTTTCCTGATTCTCTGTTATTCTGAATTTAGCCAGAGCATATTCTTCATAGTTGTAATTGTACTGATCCAGATGGTCCTGTGACAAATTCAGCAATAAAGAAATATATGGTCTGAAATTCTGAATATCGTCCAACTGGAAAGAGCTTACTTCCAGAACATAATATTCATGGTTTTCATCGGCAACCTGCTTTGCAAAGCTGTACCCGATATTTCCGCCTAAACCTACGTTTAATCCGTCGTTTTTCAGGATGTAGTAGATGAGAGACGTTGTTGTTGTTTTTCCGTTGCTTCCTGTGATGGCGATGATTTTCGCATCTGTAAATTCCGAAGCAAATTCAATTTCAGAAGAAAGTCTTATTCCTTTCTCGTTAATTTTCTGAATCATTTCTGCCTTTTTCGGAATTCCCGGACTTTTTACAATCCAGTCGGCGTTTAAAATTCTTTCTTCATCGTGGCTTCCTTCTTCGAATTCAATTCCATTCTCGTTCAGAAACTGTCTGTAGTTATCCTTGATGGCACCTTTATCGGAAAGAAAAACTTCCATTCCTTTCTTTTTTGCCAGATAGGCAGCTCCGCAACCACTTTCTCCTCCTCCTAAAACAACTATTTTCATATTTATTCTTTTGTAAAATGTAAAATGTAAAACGTACAATGTATCTGGTGTCTTTTTACATCAATACTTTTTACTTTTTACAAAATTTATCTCATTTTTAATGTGATCAGACATACAATTGCCAACATTACTCCGATGATGATCATTCTGTTCACTATTTTACTCTCATGAAAGCCTCCCTTCTGATAATGGTGATGTAAAGGGGACATTCTGAATAGTCTATTGTTTTGGGCATATTCGAGCCCGAATTTTCTTTTTCTGTATTTAAAAACGACAACCTGAAGCATCACGGAAATATTTTCGATCAGGAAAATTCCGCAAAGGACAGGAATCATGAGTTCTTTTCTTAAAATGATGGCTAACACAGCGATAACTCCGCCTAACATCAAACTTCCGGTGTCGCCCATGAAAACCTGAGCCGGATAGGTGTTGTACCAGAAGAATCCGATTACGGCTCCTACCATTGCGACCACGAATATGGTGGTTTCACCCATGTTTGGAAGGAACATAATGTTCAGATAATCAGCAAAAATGATGTTCCCTGAAAGATAGGCAAACAAGCCGAGCGTTAATAAAATAACAGTACTGGTTCCTGCTGCAAGACCATCAATTCCGTCGGTAATATTGGCTCCGTTTGAAACGGCTGTTACGATGAAAATTACAATCGGGATAAAAACAATCCAAGCCCATTCGTGGGCGTCTTTATCGTTCATCCAAAACAGAATTCCGCTGTAATCGAACTCGTTGTTTTTAGCAAACGGAACGGTAGAAACGGTTATTTTCTCGGTAGGCATAAAGTTTTGCTCTACATTATTTCTGTTTACCACTTTTGCATCTGCATATTTTCTTTTTACGGTAATATCGGGATGAAAATACATGGTAACTCCCACGATTAAACCCAATCCGACCTGTCCCACGATTTTGAATTTACCGCTTAAACCGTCTTTATTCTTTTTGATCTTTTTTAGATAATCATCCAGAAAGCCTATTGCACCCATCCATATCACGGAAACAATCAGAAGAACAATGTAAACGTTTGTAATTCTGGTAAATAGCAAAACAGGAATTAACGTTGCCAAAATAATAATAAGACCTCCCATTGTTGGAGTGCCTTCTTTTTGTTTCTGCCCGTCCAGACCAAGATCACGCACCAGTTCTCCCATCTGTTTTGCTCTCAGATAGTTGATGATTCTTTTTCCATACACCAAAGCGATGGTTAAAGAAAACAGAACCGCCATTCCTGCACGGAAGGAGATGTATTTCAACAGTCCTAATCCTGGAACGTGGATTCCCATGCTGGTTAAATATTCGTATAGGTAGTATAGCATTTCTTAATTATTGATGTTTGATAATTGATGATTGATATCTAACCGATATTAAATAATCTTACTCTTTAATTTGTTCTTATAAGTTGATGTTACTTTAAGAATCTCCAAAGATTCATTCATAAGCTCATCTGTCATTATTTTTGAAGCTATATTAACTTCCTGAATTACTTCCAGCCAAAATACCGTTTCGTCTGCCTCTTCTACGACAATACAAATTTTAGCATATTTCTCTTTATCTGATCTGGCTCTGCACATTGCTCTGTAATTGGCTGCTACAGAACTTGCTGAACGAAAAATCTGCTTTCTGATTACGGATACTTTATCAGAATATGGCAAGTCTGATAAACTATTGATTATATTTATTGCTAAAGTTTTTGTTCTTTGAGCAAAAATCTGATTGTAATTATTTTCCATCATTAATCAATTATCAATAATCATTAATATTTATTTACTCATAAGCTGCCACAGCTCATTAATCGTTTCCTTGTCGTCAAAATGATGTTTCACGCCGTTTATTTCCTGATAGGTTTCGTGTCCTTTTCCGGCCACGAGAACGATATCTTTCGGTTCTGCAAATTTTATCGCCATTTTGATGGCTTCTTTTCTGTCCGGAATTGAAGTGTACTTGCTGAAGTTTTGAGGTTCAACACCGGCTTCGATTTCTTTGATGATTGCTGCCGGATCTTCTGTTCTCGGGTTGTCTGAAGTGATGATTGCCAATGTTGATTTTTTCGTGGCAATATTTCCCATTTCAGGTCTTTTTGAATGATCTCTGTCGCCTCCGCATCCGAAAACGGTGATCAGTCTTTCGTTTTTTGTTCTGATATCATTAATGCTGTCCAGAATGTTTTCCAATGCATCCGGAGTGTGTGCATAATCTACGATGAAGAAAATTCCGCCGTCTGATTTAAAGGTCTCAAATCTTCCGGACACTCTTTTTAGTCTGCTGATTGCCTGTAAAATTTCGTCTGACTCAAAACCCAGCTCGGAAGCAATTCCGAAAACCAATAAGAGGTTGTACACATTGAATTTTCCGGTGAGTGTTGTCCAGAATTCTTTTCCGTTGAAATTCAACAGCATTCCGTTGAAATCCACTTCCAATAATTTTCCGTGAAAATCTGCCATTGTCTTCAAAGCATAAGATCTTTTTGTGGCTTTTGTGTTCTGAAGCATGACATTTCCGTTCTTATCATCCACATTGGTGATGGCAACCGCAGAATCTTCCAACTGATCGAAAAATCTCTTTTTCGTTTTCAGATATTCGTCAAACGTTTTATGATAATCTAAATGATCGTGTGTAAGATTGGTAAATCCGGCAATTTTAAAGTGAAGTCCCTCGATTCTGTTCTGGGCAATTCCGTGGGAGCTTACTTCCATAAAAGCGAACTCGCAGCCTTCTTCAACCGCCTGAGCTAAAATTTTATTGATGGTAATAACATCCGGAGTGGTGTGCGTTGCCGGAATGATCTTTTCTCCAATTCTGATTTCAACTGTCGAAAGCAAAGCGGAATCATATCCTAAATTTTTAAATACATCAAAAAGCAGGGTAGAAACAGAAGTTTTTCCGTTGGTTCCTGTTACTCCGATTAATTTTAGTTTTTCTGAAGGATTACCGTAGAAATTGGAAGCTAAATGACCTAAAGTTTTGGATGAATCTTTTACTTTAATATAAGTAGCATTTTCATTAAGATGTTCTGGGAATTCTTCGCAAACGATAGCTGTTGCTCCTTTTTCCACCGAAGATGCAATAAATGAATGTCCGTCCACAACCGTTCCTCTCATTGCGATGTACAAGGAGTTTTCCGTAACCTTTCTGCTGTCGAATACCAATTCTGAAATTTCACGGCTGTCGTCACCATGAATTTCTAATACCGGAATTCTTTTTAATAAATCATTTAACTGCATTTCTCTTTATTTGTTCCATAAGTTTCACTTACGGTTATTCATATTGAACCCTTCGGGTTCTTTTCTTTTTTTTAATTCTGCAGAGACAGATAAATTCTCTGGTTTCTGCTTATGGTTGTGCCTTCTGTCGGGAATTGTTCTTTAATTCTTCCCACCCCCTTAAAATCTACACGGTAGCCTAAATTTTCCAGTTGCGGAATCACATTTTTACCGATCAGCCCTACTACATTCGGCATCTGTTTATTATTTACTGCGACTTTTACGTTAGGTTCCACCATTTTGTTCAGGTTTACCTTTTTGTCGACAAGCATTTCTCTTTCGATATTCTGCGGGGTCTTCAGGAAAGTTTTTCCTGCAATTTCTTTAAACACCGGTGCTGCAACGGTAGCTCCATAAAATCCTTTTGAGGTATTTGGCTCGCTGATCATCACATAACAGGTATATTTCGGATTATCAGCAGGATAGAAGCCTGCAAATGACGAGCGGTATTTCATAGGACCAGGAAGCCAGTATTCAAACCTTGCGGTTCCTGTTTTTCCTGCCATTTTTAAATTCGGTGTGAAAATACTTTTTGCGGTTCCTTTTTCAACAGCTTTTGTTAAAGCATTGGTCATCATTTTAATGGCTTTTTCAGATGCCATTTTGTTGACCATTACTTCCGGTTTTGCCGTGTACATTACTTTTCCGTCCTTCATAATTTTATCAATAAATAAAGGCTTCAGCATTTTACCGTTGTTTGCGACTCCGTTATAGAAAGTGGCTAACTGCAACAGGTTTATGTTTGTAGAATATCCGTAGGCAATGGATGCGAGAGTTGCGGCATTCCATCTTTTGCTTTCGGGAGTTAAAATTTTTGGTTTTGTGATTCCCGGAAGTTCAATATTCATTTTATCGAATAACTTCCATCTTCTTAAATGATCTAAGAAAATCTGAGGCTTTTCGGCGTAATATTTTGTAATCAGTTTTGCGGAACCTACGTTGCTGGATTTAGCCAACACATCACTGATGTCATACGTTCCGCCGCCGTGACCGTCTGAAATTCTCTGCTTTGCATATACCCAGATTCCGTTTCCTACATTTACGGTTGTATTTTCATCGATGAAACCGTCATCCATTGCAGCCAAAAGTGAAATGGTTTTAAAGGTAGAACCCGGTTCTATATTGTCTTTCAGGGCATAATTATAAGAATCTACATAATCTCCATCGTCAGTTCTTCTTAAATTAACCATGGCGCGGACTTTTCCGGTTTCCACTTCCATGACAATCACAGTTCCGTGTTTTGCTTCGAAGTTCACGAGCTGTTTCTGTAAAGCCGAGTGTGCAATGTCCTGAATTCTAAGGTCTAATGTGGTATAAACATCTTCTCCGTCAACAGGTTCCTGCACTTTCCAGTAATCAATTGGTTTCCACTGGGATGAATTGATTCTCTGCTCCAGTCTTTTTCCGTCAGTTCCTCTTAAATATTTAGAGAAAGCGCCTTCAAGACCTGCTGTGTGAACGCCGTCGTCCATTCCGATGGTTCCCGCTCCGATTTCTGAGGTAGCCAATTCTCTTTTATAGTTTCGGTCTACGATAAAACCTCCTTTGTTTTTGCCTTTTTTAAATATCGGAAATTTGCGGATTCTGTCGTACTGGTCAAAATCAAGTCCTTTAACCAAAGTGTAGTACTGATTTTTCTTTTTTCTCTGCTCGTCAAATTTCTTTCTGAATTCTGCTCTTGGCTTTCCGAACATTTTGCTGAGAGAATCTGTTAAAGCACCAATATTGTTGGTATAAATGGTGTCTTTCATCGTTTTGAAATCCAGATAGATGTCGTAACGCATGACGGTTGTTGCCAGAATAGAGCCGTCCGAAGCAAAAAGATTTCCTCTTGCTGCTTTCAGGGTAGCTTCGCGGTAGTTTTTGTTGATGTAATCGTCTTTAATTTCCTGAACGTTCGTATTCTGAAGAATAACGATGCGCGCAAGGAACATTACAAACACGCACAAAGCCACCACAGCAAAGAGGTAGCCCCATCGTAACGTTTTTTTACGTTTGTTGTCGTATTCATTTTGCTTTTGCATCTGTACTGTCCAGTTTTATTAGCAATTTATGAGGGTGGTTTTCAAGGGTCATTAAAGAATCCCGTGCAACCTCTTTCCCCAACTCCGATTCCATTTTTACTTTGATCAGCTTACTTTGTGCGTAAGCGTTTCGCGATTTATATTCTTCTGTTTCTTCTTTGAGTGCGTTAACTATTTTAATTTTCTTATTGACGAGGTGATTGCTGTAGATCATTGCCATCATCAATACAAACAACAGCAGAAAATACTTGTAATGTATTTTAATCTCATCACGGTTCAGGAAATTACCTTTTATAATGTCTATAAAAGTTAATTTCTTCTGAGGACGATTTGTTGTTCTTTTTGCCAATTTAAATGTCAATTTGTTTTGCAGTGAATTCACTTTGTGGTTAATCGTCAGGTTTTCTGAATTGAACTAAAATTGACGATTCACAATTCACATATTCACTTTTATACTTTTATTCCTGTTCTCATTTTAGCACTTCTGGCTCTTGAGTTTTCTTCAATCTCCTTATCATCGGGAATGATGGCTTTGCTCTTTACCAGCTCGAATGCTTTTTTATAATTTCCGTAAATGTCTCTTTCGGGTTCTCCCTCGAACATTCCGTTTTTCAAAAATCTTTTTACCAGTCTGTCTTCTAAAGAATGGTAAGAGATGACTACCAGTCTTCCTTCGGATTTTAAAACGTTGTAAGCCTGAACCAGCATTTCTTTTAAAACTTCCAGCTCCTGATTAACTTCAATACGTATTGCCTGAAACAACTGGGCATAAAATTTATTCACTTTATGCGGCGGAAGATAACTGAAGAGTTTTTTCAGATCTTCTGTTGTATCAATGCTTTTTGTTTTTCTGTGATGAACGATGTCTCTTGCCAATTTTCTTGCTTCTCTCAGTTCGCCATAATAATAAAAAATGTCGGCAAGCTGCTCTTCATCGTAATCGTTAATCACTCTTTTGGCATCAAGACCCTGCATGACGTTCATTCTCATGTCTAACGGAGCATTGCTTCGCGTAGAAAAACCTCTTTCCGCTTCATCAAACTGATGCGAAGAAACACCCAGATCTGCCAGAATTCCGTCGACCTGAGAAACTCCGTAAATTAATAAAGAGTTTTCCAGAAACCTGAAGTTCTGATTAATGAGCGTAAATCTCGGGTCATCAATTGTATTTTTAAGGGCGTCCAAGTCCTGATCAAAACTGAACAGTTTTCCTTTATCCGAAAGTCTGCTCAATATCTCTCTTGAATGGCCGCCGCCACCAAAAGTACAGTCCACATATATTCCGTCTGGATTCGTCACCAAATCATCAACACTCTGCTTCAGCAAAACGGGGTTATGATACATGTTTTTAGTTGTGTTTTTTTACGTTTTTACAACGCAGTTATTCTTCTTCGAATGTGCCCATTACATCTTCGGCAAGATTCGCAAAATCGTCTTCACTGATAGAGATTACTTTTTCGTAATCGTCCTTATCCCAGATCTCAAATAATTCTCCTGCACTGGTAATGACAATCTCTTTCTGAAGATTGGCAAAAACAGTAAGATCTTTAGAAATCTGTAACCTTCCGGCGTTATCCAGCTCCGCAATTTTTACACCTGCCGTAAACATTCTAATGAAATCAGCATTCTTTTTAATGAATCTGTTCAGTTTATTAATTTTGCCCATCACTTTATTCCATGCATTCATGGGGTAAACTTCCAGACAGGGTTGGAACACAGATCTTTTGACTACAAACGCCTTGTCGTCGAAGTTTTCCATCTGTTTAATTAAAGAGGAAGGAACTTTTAACCGGCCTTTGTCGTCAATTTTACACTCATATGTTCCAATGAAACTGTTCATTTGGGACAAATTTATATAATAATTTCTAAAATCTCCCACTTTTTCCCACTTTTTCCCTTAATGTTAATAAGTTTTATTAAAGATTTAATTTTGATGGTGTAATAGGTTGATATGTTGGACGTTGATAAACCTCTTATTTACGCCATAATAAATAGATTTTCAAAAAAACAGTTAAAAAAGAGTTTGATATATTATTTTTATTTTAAATTAGGGTAATCAAAATATTTTTGAGGTTTAATTTGTATTTTTGCAAGGCTTTATTAAGGCATTTTATGATATTTAGTACAAAAAAAGAAAAGAAATATACTTTCGTAGAAGCGGGGGAAGGACATCCATTGGTGCTGTTGCACGGTTTAATGGGTGGTTTGAGTAATTTCGATAAGATGGTAGATTTTTTTTCAGACAGAGGATTCAAAGTGTATGTTCCTCAGCTGCCGATCTACGATTTGCCGGTACTCAATACTAATCTTACGACTTTAGCAAAATATATTGCCAAATTTATAGAAACCCATATTGAAGCTCCGGTAACGATTGTTGGAAATTCTATGGGAGGTCATGTAGGGCTTATTCTTACCCTGTCCAGACCGGATCTTATTAAAAATCTTGTGCTTACGGGAAGTTCAGGGCTTTACGAAAGAACTTTCGGGGACAGTTTCCCGAGAAAGAATGACCGTTCCTATATAAGAAAGAAAACAGAAGAGGTTTTTTATGATCCTTCTGTTGCTACCGAAGCTTTGGTAGACGAAGTTTTCGCAGTGGTAAATGACAGGATGAAGGGAATAAAAACCGTAATGTTGGCGAGAAGTGCTATCAAGCACAACATGCTGCATGATCTGCCAAAGATTAAAACACCAACCTGTCTGATCTGGGGAAAACAGGATAATGTAACTCCTCCTGAAGTGGCGGAAGATATGCATAAATTTATTCCGAATTCAGATCTGTTCTGGATTGATCACTGCGGTCATGCAGCGATGATGGAAAAGCCGGATGAATTTAATGAAATTCTTTATAACTGGGTAAAAGATAAAGTTTAATTACAATATAAAATGACCATTAAGAGCTTTTCTTAATGGTTTGTTTTTCTAAAAATATTCAACAAAATGGTTATTAAAACAGCAACATTTGTAAAGAGCAGCGGAAAATGGCAGGATTGCCCGGAACCGAATCTTCCTGAGTATGCTTTCATCGGAAGATCGAATGTAGGAAAGTCTTCGCTCATCAATGCAATGATGAATCATAAAGATCTGGCTAAAACGTCTCAGACTCCGGGAAAAACACAGCTTATCAACCATTTCTTAGTGAACGAAAACTGGTATCTCACGGATTTGCCGGGTTACGGATATGCAAAAGTTTCGAAATCGATCAGAAAGGATTTTGAAAAGCTCATCACGAATTATATTCTGAACCGAAGAAATCTGGTTAATCTTTTCGTTTTGGTAGATTCCAGACATAAACCTCAGAATATTGATCTGGAATTCATCCAGTGGTGCGGTGAAAGCGGCGTTCCGTTTTCCATCGTGTTTACAAAAGCAGATAAGCTGAAGCCGAATGTTGTGATAAAAAATGTGGAGGATTATAAAGCAGAGCTTCATAAAACATGGGAAGATCTGCCGGAATTATACGTAACCTCAGCAGAAAAGAAGGAGGGTGGTGATGAAATTTTAAGTTTCATTCAGAAAACCAATGAGTTTTTGATCAATAATAACGTAAGTTTTGATGAGTAATATTATCTGGAAAATAAAAACCTTCGACGAATTTACGGTTCCTGAACTGTATGCGGTTTTAAAAGCCCGGATTGATGTTTTTGTGGTGGAGCAGAACTGTCCTTATCCGGATTTAGACGGTTATGATCAGAAAGCAGTTCACATCTGGGCAGAAGAAGACGGCGAAGTTTTGGCGAACTGCAGGATTTTCGACAAAGGAATAAAATATGATGAAGCTTCAATAGGAAGGGTTTTAACCACAGAGAAGGCGAGAGGAAAAAACTTAGGCAGACAATTGATCCAATATGCGGTTGAAACGATCGAAAACCGTTTTCGGACTTCTGAAATCAGGATTTCTGCGCAGGATTACCTGCTGAAATTTTATGGAGATTTCGGGTTTAAAGATACGGGAAAAAAATATCTGGAAGACGACATTCCGCATACGGAAATGCTCAGAAAATAAAGAAAAGCGAGGAATTGATTCTTCGCTTTTTTGTTGTTGGATTTTTCATCAAGACGCAAGAAGCTGAATATATATTTTATAAAAAGCGCAAAGATTTTATCTTTAAACTAATTTCAGAATTAACCGCAAAAGGGACAAAAGATGATGTTAAAGCGAATTTCCAAGATAATCTAAGCGCTCAAAAGAATAAAAATCAAAGATTTTTAAAAACTATTGTTTTCTTTTTCATTTGTAATGATCAACTTTAAATAAAAAATTTAGTAGATCTTTTGTGACTTTTGCTGTTAAATAAAAGTTTAAACAGACTTTTTGATAAAATTGATTGAAAAATCTTTGATTTTTTTAACTTATGTGTTCTTTTTTTTCATTTAAGCTTTAAACTTAACCACTAAAGTATTACCATCTTTTGCACCTTTAGATAAGTTTACTATTTAAATCAACTGTAGTACACTAAAATATGCAGTGCATGAATAAAAATATAGTGAGCAACAACTAAAATGTAGTGAGTAATGACAAAAATACAGTGAGCAACAATAAAAATACAGTGAGCAACAACAAAAACATAGTGAGTAATAACAAAAATGGAGTAAGCAATCACAAAAATACAGTGAGCAATGATAAAAATATACTGCGCTAAACTAAAAATACGCTGTGCTAAAGCAAAAATGCCGAGAACCGAAATAAAAGCATAGCGGACTAGAATAAAAAGTACAAGAAGTATAATAAAAACGGTTGGAGGAAGTCTTATAACTCAATGATGTGGGTTGAGAATCGTATGTACAAAAAACCATTCTCAGACAGAAGGTCGAGAAAAAACATAAAAAAAAGGCTGTTTTCACGAGTTGTGATACAGCCTCTAATATTTTTATTTTCCGGAAATGGCTTTTAAGATAATAGGTTCCAAATTGGAAGGAAGATCCGCAGATTTGATCTGATAATTTTTAATTTTCATTTCTTTGAACCAGTTTTCCCAGTATTCTTTGATGACGGCTTCTTCGAAAGGATTTCCTTTTTCCGGATTGATTCCTAAGACGATGACTTCGAGGTTGTTCAGATTATCATTTGCTTTTACAAAGCCGAATTTATTTTTTTCTATAACTTCTTTAAAGTTGGAAGTCGTAAGATGATTGGCATTGATGAGTTTGCCGGTAAGATAAGAGGTTTTGCTTCCTTCCGAAAATTTTGTGTTTTCGTGATACATATATCCGTCGGTAAGAATAAATAATATGTTTCTGTGGTCGTTTTTAATGCAGTAATCCTTTACCTTATTTTTAAAAAATTCCCAAATGTCAGAACCTACATAATTTCCGTCTTTTATGGCTGACTGATAGATCGTTGTCGGTAATTCCGAATATTTTTTATCCACCTGATCAAAATAGTTTCTGGGAGTGTTTTTATCAAAGGAAACTTTCAGCTCTTTGGTAAGTTCATTCATTTTCGGATCTAATGGTTCCGGATTGAAGAAAACCTGCATCTGATCTTCGTAGGTAATGATTTTTTTAGATTTGATGTGGTTTAAAAATCCTTTTTCAATCGCTTTGATGTACTCGGTATCTCTCTGGAAATATTCCATTGTGGGATTCGGGTTCGTTTCAGGATCGATTCTGTCGGATAAATCAATTAAAATACTCAGGTTGATGTTGTTGGGATCAGCAATAACGGTATCTTTTTTCTCATCATTTGTTTGTCCGGGTTCATGTTTATTGCATGAAACCAAAGAAATAATCATTAATAAATAAAATATTTTTTTCATATTCTGTAATTTATAAGGATGATAAATAAACAAGGTTCTGATTGTCCGAATTGGCTCCTACAGTTTCCAGATTGGTATTATACGTAGAAATGCATTCATCAATCATGGTCTGTTTTTCCGTTCTGGAAACGGCAATTTTCTCTCCGATAAACGTGATCCAGCCCTGAACATATTCCGAAGCATACAGCTTGTAATCTTTGGTAGGAATAATTACGCCGTCGATAATATTCTGAAGTTCCTCAATTCTTCCTCTTATTTTAATGATGGATTCTTTTATATTTCCGATAGCCGCAAGAATTTCTTCAATTTCTTTCTTTAAAACATTAATTTTTTCCTGAAAAAATTCTACTCTTTTCTGTCTGATTTCCTGTTCGTT is part of the Chryseobacterium indicum genome and encodes:
- a CDS encoding UDP-N-acetylmuramoyl-L-alanyl-D-glutamate--2,6-diaminopimelate ligase; amino-acid sequence: MQLNDLLKRIPVLEIHGDDSREISELVFDSRKVTENSLYIAMRGTVVDGHSFIASSVEKGATAIVCEEFPEHLNENATYIKVKDSSKTLGHLASNFYGNPSEKLKLIGVTGTNGKTSVSTLLFDVFKNLGYDSALLSTVEIRIGEKIIPATHTTPDVITINKILAQAVEEGCEFAFMEVSSHGIAQNRIEGLHFKIAGFTNLTHDHLDYHKTFDEYLKTKKRFFDQLEDSAVAITNVDDKNGNVMLQNTKATKRSYALKTMADFHGKLLEVDFNGMLLNFNGKEFWTTLTGKFNVYNLLLVFGIASELGFESDEILQAISRLKRVSGRFETFKSDGGIFFIVDYAHTPDALENILDSINDIRTKNERLITVFGCGGDRDHSKRPEMGNIATKKSTLAIITSDNPRTEDPAAIIKEIEAGVEPQNFSKYTSIPDRKEAIKMAIKFAEPKDIVLVAGKGHETYQEINGVKHHFDDKETINELWQLMSK
- the mraY gene encoding phospho-N-acetylmuramoyl-pentapeptide-transferase gives rise to the protein MLYYLYEYLTSMGIHVPGLGLLKYISFRAGMAVLFSLTIALVYGKRIINYLRAKQMGELVRDLGLDGQKQKEGTPTMGGLIIILATLIPVLLFTRITNVYIVLLIVSVIWMGAIGFLDDYLKKIKKNKDGLSGKFKIVGQVGLGLIVGVTMYFHPDITVKRKYADAKVVNRNNVEQNFMPTEKITVSTVPFAKNNEFDYSGILFWMNDKDAHEWAWIVFIPIVIFIVTAVSNGANITDGIDGLAAGTSTVILLTLGLFAYLSGNIIFADYLNIMFLPNMGETTIFVVAMVGAVIGFFWYNTYPAQVFMGDTGSLMLGGVIAVLAIILRKELMIPVLCGIFLIENISVMLQVVVFKYRKRKFGLEYAQNNRLFRMSPLHHHYQKGGFHESKIVNRMIIIGVMLAIVCLITLKMR
- the murD gene encoding UDP-N-acetylmuramoyl-L-alanine--D-glutamate ligase, which codes for MKIVVLGGGESGCGAAYLAKKKGMEVFLSDKGAIKDNYRQFLNENGIEFEEGSHDEERILNADWIVKSPGIPKKAEMIQKINEKGIRLSSEIEFASEFTDAKIIAITGSNGKTTTTSLIYYILKNDGLNVGLGGNIGYSFAKQVADENHEYYVLEVSSFQLDDIQNFRPYISLLLNLSQDHLDQYNYNYEEYALAKFRITENQENDNFFIYNKDDEMSKNILEKLEIKAKMIPFSTKEKLEEGGFINGDTIEVKLKDTFSMKLDELSLLGTHNVANSLAASIAGKILEINNESIRNSLMTFQAVEHRLELVTEIEGVKYINDSKATNVNATYYALESMKTPTVWIVGGLDKGNDYTEIEELVKRKVKAIVCLGIDNEKIINFFKDKKEFIYDTSSMEKAVEISKSLAEKGDTVLLSPCCASFDLFKNYEDRGHQFKEQVLKANGN
- a CDS encoding penicillin-binding transpeptidase domain-containing protein, which gives rise to MQKQNEYDNKRKKTLRWGYLFAVVALCVFVMFLARIVILQNTNVQEIKDDYINKNYREATLKAARGNLFASDGSILATTVMRYDIYLDFKTMKDTIYTNNIGALTDSLSKMFGKPRAEFRKKFDEQRKKKNQYYTLVKGLDFDQYDRIRKFPIFKKGKNKGGFIVDRNYKRELATSEIGAGTIGMDDGVHTAGLEGAFSKYLRGTDGKRLEQRINSSQWKPIDYWKVQEPVDGEDVYTTLDLRIQDIAHSALQKQLVNFEAKHGTVIVMEVETGKVRAMVNLRRTDDGDYVDSYNYALKDNIEPGSTFKTISLLAAMDDGFIDENTTVNVGNGIWVYAKQRISDGHGGGTYDISDVLAKSSNVGSAKLITKYYAEKPQIFLDHLRRWKLFDKMNIELPGITKPKILTPESKRWNAATLASIAYGYSTNINLLQLATFYNGVANNGKMLKPLFIDKIMKDGKVMYTAKPEVMVNKMASEKAIKMMTNALTKAVEKGTAKSIFTPNLKMAGKTGTARFEYWLPGPMKYRSSFAGFYPADNPKYTCYVMISEPNTSKGFYGATVAAPVFKEIAGKTFLKTPQNIEREMLVDKKVNLNKMVEPNVKVAVNNKQMPNVVGLIGKNVIPQLENLGYRVDFKGVGRIKEQFPTEGTTISRNQRIYLSLQN
- a CDS encoding four helix bundle protein, which encodes MMENNYNQIFAQRTKTLAINIINSLSDLPYSDKVSVIRKQIFRSASSVAANYRAMCRARSDKEKYAKICIVVEEADETVFWLEVIQEVNIASKIMTDELMNESLEILKVTSTYKNKLKSKII
- a CDS encoding FtsL-like putative cell division protein, yielding MAKRTTNRPQKKLTFIDIIKGNFLNRDEIKIHYKYFLLLFVLMMAMIYSNHLVNKKIKIVNALKEETEEYKSRNAYAQSKLIKVKMESELGKEVARDSLMTLENHPHKLLIKLDSTDAKAK